One stretch of Centroberyx gerrardi isolate f3 chromosome 13, fCenGer3.hap1.cur.20231027, whole genome shotgun sequence DNA includes these proteins:
- the atp1b3a gene encoding sodium/potassium-transporting ATPase subunit beta-3a codes for MASTEDKPADKENVSNWKDSIYNPRTGELLGRTASSWGLILLFYLIFYCFLAGMFALTMWVMLLTLDDYVPKYRDRVPHPGLMIRPNSLDIWVNKSNPLAYDQYVKHLETFLQSYNDTEQEKNELCPAGDYYEQDEAELPKKACQFKRSSLSRCSGLSDTTFGYGEGKPCVLLKMNRIIGLKPRGDPYINCTAKRDIPVQMHYYPSEGRFDKMYFPYYGKKAHERYVQPVVAVKLLLTKEDYNTELTVECRVEGSDLRNNDERDKFLGRITFRVKVFE; via the exons ATGGCTAGCACCGAGGATAAACCAGCCGACAAGGAGAATGTGTCCAACTGGAAGGACTCCATCTACAACCCGAGGACCGGGGAGCTGCTGGGTCGCACGGCCAGCAGCTGGG GCCTCATTCTGTTGTTCTACCTGATTTTCTACTGTTTCTTGGCTGGCATGTTTGCCCTGACCATGTGGGTGATGCTGCTCACACTGGATGACTATGTGCCAAAGTACAGAGACCGTGTACCTCATCCAG GGTTGATGATTCGTCCAAATTCATTGGATATCTGGGTCAACAAATCTAATCCGCTCGCGTATGACCAGTATGTCAAACATCTGGAGACCTTCCTGCAAA GCTATAACGATACAGAGCAGGAGAAGAACGAGCTGTGCCCTGCGGGGGATTATTATGAGCAGGACGAGGCAGAATTGCCCAAGAAAGCTTGTCAGTTCAAGAGGAGCTCCCTGAGCCGCTGCTCCGGCCTGTCTGACACCACCTTCGGATACGGCGAGGGGAAACCCTGCGTGCTGCTGAAAATGAACAGG ATCATTGGCCTGAAACCCCGTGGAGATCCTTACATCAACTGCACAGCGAAG AGAGACATCCCAGTTCAGATGCACTATTACCCCAGTGAGGGACGTTTTGataagatgtatttcccctacTATGGGAAGAAAGCTCAT GAGCGCTATGTGCAGCCCGTGGTGGctgtgaagctgctgctgaCCAAGGAGGACTACAACACGGAGCTGACGGTGGAGTGCAGGGTAGAGGGCTCCGATCTCCGCAACAACGACGAACGGGACAAGTTCCTGGGCCGCATCACCTTCCGGGTCAAGGTGTTCGAGTAA